A genomic window from Cumulibacter soli includes:
- a CDS encoding TetR/AcrR family transcriptional regulator, producing the protein MSEAADLPVRTAIFQARPRPRPRDRKAQIIAAAADLFRQHGFHRVTLADVADAVGISAPAIYRHVRNKQELLLAAVRDGLDSLEEAVRAAANIYELVTALVDFSMQHTGLAALWQREARHLPDAERAQARSRLTGLVRQITAFIGDERRELSEADAELLAWSLLGVLAGAATREPAIRQPRREELAYAIAHAVPQCTLRTESTGAVVERGHHQANLDTRREQLLNAAIELFDRRGYGSVSMNDIGAAVGMAGPSVYKHFGAKTDLLVAAMVRGNERLHAGIPLIHETIDPQESLQILLRSHIEFSVRNSHLIGLLISERDQLPEHERAATYRLQDDYLRVWVRVVAQAIPGHDPRELALRVNAVFTVINNLVRTGNAHRRADLSTRLTELAIAILVAGT; encoded by the coding sequence ATGAGCGAGGCTGCGGATTTGCCTGTCCGCACGGCGATATTCCAGGCACGCCCGCGCCCGCGCCCGCGGGATCGTAAGGCACAGATCATCGCCGCGGCCGCCGATCTGTTCCGGCAGCACGGCTTTCACCGCGTCACGCTCGCGGACGTCGCTGACGCCGTGGGGATCTCCGCGCCTGCGATCTACCGGCACGTGCGCAACAAGCAAGAGCTATTACTCGCCGCGGTGCGGGACGGCCTCGACAGCCTCGAGGAGGCCGTCCGCGCCGCAGCGAACATCTACGAACTCGTGACCGCATTAGTCGACTTCTCGATGCAGCACACCGGACTCGCAGCGCTCTGGCAGCGCGAGGCGCGCCATCTGCCAGACGCTGAGCGCGCGCAGGCGCGCTCACGACTGACCGGTCTGGTGCGCCAGATAACTGCGTTCATCGGCGACGAGCGCCGCGAACTGTCAGAGGCCGACGCAGAGTTGCTCGCCTGGTCGCTGCTCGGCGTACTAGCGGGCGCCGCCACACGGGAACCCGCTATCCGACAACCGCGCCGCGAAGAGTTGGCGTACGCCATCGCACACGCTGTCCCACAATGCACGCTGCGAACCGAGTCCACAGGCGCCGTAGTCGAGCGGGGGCATCACCAGGCAAATCTCGATACCCGCCGCGAGCAACTGCTCAACGCAGCAATCGAGCTGTTTGACCGGCGCGGCTACGGATCGGTCAGCATGAATGACATCGGAGCGGCGGTGGGCATGGCCGGGCCGAGCGTGTACAAGCACTTCGGCGCGAAGACCGACCTGTTGGTTGCGGCGATGGTGCGCGGGAATGAGCGCCTGCACGCCGGAATCCCACTGATACACGAAACGATCGACCCACAGGAATCACTGCAGATTCTGCTGCGCTCGCACATTGAATTCTCGGTGCGCAACAGCCATCTGATCGGACTGCTGATCAGCGAGCGCGACCAACTCCCAGAGCACGAGCGTGCAGCCACCTATCGGCTCCAGGACGACTACTTACGCGTGTGGGTGCGAGTCGTCGCTCAGGCTATCCCTGGTCACGATCCACGCGAATTGGCCTTGCGGGTCAACGCTGTATTCACTGTCATTAACAACCTGGTGCGCACCGGAAACGCACACCGTCGAGCTGACCTGTCCACGCGGTTGACCGAACTCGCCATAGCGATCCTGGTCGCTGGCACCTGA